A part of Rhodamnia argentea isolate NSW1041297 chromosome 8, ASM2092103v1, whole genome shotgun sequence genomic DNA contains:
- the LOC115736597 gene encoding LOW QUALITY PROTEIN: DNA repair RAD52-like protein 2, chloroplastic (The sequence of the model RefSeq protein was modified relative to this genomic sequence to represent the inferred CDS: deleted 1 base in 1 codon), which translates to MTPLTPAWSPIPTHSHRLRRVSLEPITLSPLPPPAGPMALRISSSALLPKSLLSPPSGTAGADGDSARPASVLEMRPRRPASLLLRGFVRAAGNSNSTNCNGGGGGGGCSKKKGSVPSSNYVVPLDNSMSASYSSCITRPLAEILRDLNKKIPDNIIKSLPTAHDGDPDHDPDQASNYIPWFHANRMLSFYAPGWCGEIRDVIFSDNGSVTVVYRVTVRGSDGEAHREATGTVSPADGHDADPVAAAEEMAFCKACARFGLGLYLYHEV; encoded by the exons ATGACGCCACTTACCCCAGCTTGGTCT CCCATCCCCACACACAGCCACCGTCTGCGTCGCGTCTCGCTTGAACCGATCACGCTctcgccgctgccgccgccggcCGGCCCAATGGCACTGCGGATCAGCTCCTCCGCTCTCCTCCCGAAGAGCTTGCTATCTCCGCCTTCCGGAACCGCCGGAGCCGACGGCGACTCCGCGAGACCGGCCTCCGTCCTCGAAATGAGGCCGCGTAGACCAGCCAGCCTCCTTCTCCGCGGCTTCGTCCGCGCGGCCGGCAACAGCAACTCCACGAACTgcaacggcggcggcggcggcggcggctgcagCAAGAAGAAAGGTTCGGTGCCGAGCTCCAACTACGTGGTGCCGCTGGACAACTCGATGTCCGCGTCCTACTCTTCGTGCATAACCCGCCCTCTCGCCGAGATCCTCCGGGACCTCAACAAGAAGATCCCTGACAACATCATCAAGTCGCTTCCAACTGCTCATGACGGCGATCCCGATCACGACCCCGATCAGGCCTCCAATTACATTCCCTG GTTTCATGCGAACCGGATGTTAAGCTTCTATGCCCCTG GATGGTGTGGAGAGATACGTGATGTTATATTCTCGGACAATGGAAGCGTAACCGTGGTGTATCGGGTCACGGTACGAGGATCTGATGGAGAG GCGCATCGGGAGGCGACTGGGACCGTATCACCTGCTGATGGTCACGATGCAGATCCGGTTGCTGCGGCAGAGGAAATGGCTTTCTGCAAAGCATGTGCTCGATTTGGTCTTGGTTTGTATTTATACCATGAAGTATAG